The following are encoded in a window of Stigmatopora nigra isolate UIUO_SnigA chromosome 23, RoL_Snig_1.1, whole genome shotgun sequence genomic DNA:
- the kmt2e gene encoding inactive histone-lysine N-methyltransferase 2E isoform X2: protein MSIVIPTGVDTAADASYLDMAAGSEPESVEASPVVVEKSSYPHQIYSSSSHHSHSYIGLPYADHNYGARPPPTPPASPPPSMLMRQGDGGLFVPGGQDEASTGTTLSTSEDGSYGADITRCICGFTHDDGYMICCDKCSAWQHIDCMGIDRQNIPETYLCERCQPRHLDRERAILLQTRKRECLSDGDTSATESGDEVPLELYSTFQHTPTTITLTTGRLGNKQVEKKRKKSGEKDAPASAARAKKAFREGSRKSSRVKGAAPEQEPTEHPALWENKIKAWMERYEEASSNQYSEDVQVLLRFKEQGDGKSLAYNTHLASFKPPVESHIQKNKKILKVVRDLAPDSLIIEYRGRFMLRQQFEANGYFFKRPYPFVLFYSKFDGLEMCVDARNFGNEARFVRRSCTPNAEVRHVIEEGMLHLYIYSLRPIVKGTEITIAFDYDYSSCKYRVDCACVKGNPECPVLKHTLEPTENLGAPVRRRNSRKDKDPGREDLGQNQNLSVDLDGKAKNIGDCKQRKLSPLRLSISNNQDPDLFEDLEDKTSVSNEVEMESEEQIAERRKKMTREERKMEAILQAFARMEKREKRREQALERIGSVKPEIGGRGDIKEESPVTPETVESPSVLQPPLLEVKEEPGLKPAKVKGSRNRKSFTRNRTHIGQQRRRARTISTCSDLAPGSPPEPLEPLTSDAVEGEPPSAPEPEAVVVAVTAAATATATATTTTVQPPDSSPPQSNSPAHERNRVGSKNFKTKKHFVSEWVGEKPPDRPAARTPEPPVPERPLRISSDPEVLATQLNALPGLACSPQVYSTPKHYVRFSSPFLASRCPTTPGVPTGRRRPREVPETPPTTGSCKKRWLKQALEEEGSTSPASRTSLFMPSEGPLSPSIINGDSDSPLPNGSCSLPELPTPLKKRRLSPLDNCMSESSTPYGSPCATPTRADQSETSLPPVLTATPPRPRTEEPGVEHFTGTPPQILSAPQEIESSVENSPDVSAKANSSETDRPPSLIPSPSVRTPTSDGLPPETKTSIPGSPQPPPIVESADLAEERADVVVVAADGVAGEGSSSTETFAPSPFPGWIKSPERCSTTPAGLSFSPINSNLRDLTPSHTLEPLQALFRSEVTTATPQANLSEGQAPLFYPISSEDTTSAHEVGGSSQNPPQKKKVSLLEYRKRQREARRSGSKTECGSPVSGVPLLSIDVFPVESASEAVLPPPPPPPPPPPPLCGAKDPQMPEDSENAGEREGGEGQWTSSTSVEQARERSYHRALLLSKDKDTDGELEEGGTPTPVDCTSPGPQKTPTHAPGSPVAVVPPSTWKEEESDGPPRAPNTALPPAALKSKSSPVTPTKLHPPPTTSPALYQGPVLLHAQPQNAPYRGPRALFSTSSSSSSSSSSQSQNQTSGQAPAPSFVQYGAQGAPPPPPPPPPPPPPAPPTASTAYFPSQSAFPGFKATVTPSYSPGSQSLMQTLPHSVHYQTSGTPPPPPPPPPPPPHPMSAPALLHVNLQAAPIQQIMLTAPPTLTQGQTATQQQQPPLSLTPPPPPPPPPPNPAGGTHHFQNLAGFQTTLLTNSTAPPSTYPPSLQQTRLPPPPPPPPQQTQPGSATAPQLSNPRPPSSSSSTTPFHTSGYLSTGWH from the exons GGGCACCACGCTCAGCACCTCCGAAGATGGCAGCTACGGGGCCGACATCACCCGCTGCATCTGCGGATTCACACACGACGACGGCTACATGATCTGCTGCGACAAGTGCAG CGCCTGGCAGCACATCGACTGCATGGGCATCGACAGGCAGAACATTCCTGAGACGTACCTGTGCGAACGCTGCCAGCCCAGACACCTGGACCGGGAAAGAGCCATCCTTCTACAGACCAGGAAACGGGAGTGTTTGTCCg ACGGGGACACCAGCGCAACGGAGAGTGGAGATGAGGTCCCTCTGGAGCTCTACTCCACCTTCCAGCACACGCCCACAACCATCACCCTCACCACTGGGCGCCTCGGCAACAAGCAGGTGGAAAAGAAGCGGAAGAAGAGCGGCGAAAAGGACGCTCCGGCCTCTGCCGCACGAGCTAAGAAG GCCTTCCGTGAGGGCTCCAGAAAGTCCTCGAGAGTAAAG GGTGCCGCTCCCGAGCAGGAACCCACAGAGCACCCGGCGCTGTGGGAGAACAAGATCAAGGCTTGGATGGAACGCTACGAGGAGGCCAGCAGCAATCAGTACAGCGAGGACGTCCAAGTCCTGCTGCGCTTTAAAGAGCAAGGCGACGGCAAGAGCCTGGCTTACAACACGCACTTGGCTTCCTTCAAGCCCCCGGTGGAG aGTCATattcaaaagaacaaaaagatcCTGAAGGTGGTGAGAGACTTGGCCCCAGATTCCCTCATCATCGAGTACAGGGGCAGGTTTATGCTTCGCCAACAGTTCGAAGCTAACGGCTACTTCTTCAAGAG ACCTTACCCCTTTGTGTTATTCTACTCCAAATTCGACGGGCTGGAGATGTGCGTGGACGCCCGTAACTTTGGCAACGAGGCGCGCTTCGTCCGTCGCTCTTGCACCCCCAACGCCGAA GTGCGGCACGTCATCGAGGAGGGCATGTTGCACTTGTACATCTACTCGCTGAGGCCTATCGTCAAAGGCACGGAGATTACCATTGCCTTTGATTACGACTACAGCAGCTG TAAATACAGGGTGGACTGCGCCTGCGTCAAGGGCAATCCCGAGTGCCCCGTGCTCAAGCACACACTGGAACCCACCGAGAACCTGGGCGCCCCCGTGCGGCGGCGCAACAGTCGCAAAGACAAAGACCCGGGTCGCGAGGACCTTGGCCAAAACCAGAACTTGAGCGTGGACCTCGACGGCAAGGCCAAAAACATTGGCGACTGCAAACAGAGGAAACTTTCTCCTCTACGGCTCTCCATCTCAAACAACCAG GATCCTGACTTATTTGAGGATTTAGAAGACAAAACGTCTGTTAGCAATGAAGTAGAGATGGAGTCAGAGGAACAGATTGcagagaggaggaagaagatg ACACGAGAGGAGCGGAAGATGGAGGCCATCTTGCAGGCCTTTGCACGCATGGAGAAACGCGAGAAGCGGAGGGAGCAAGCCCTGGAACGCATTGGCAGCGTCAAGCCTGAAATTGGGGGACGCGGCGACATCAAGGAAGAGTCGCCCGTCACTCCGGAGACGGTGGAGTCTCCTTCTGTTCTACag CCGCCTCTTCTGGAGGTAAAAGAGGAGCCAGGGTTAAAACCGGCTAAGGTCAAGGGCTCGCGGAACAGGAAAAGCTTCACCCGGAACCGCACGCACATCGGTCAACAGCGCCGACGAGCCCGCACCATCAGCACCTGCTCCGACCTGGCCCCAGGTTCTCCGCCCGAGCCGTTGGAGCCCCTGACCAGCGATGCGGTGGAGGGGGAGCCGCCCAGCGCGCCGGAGCCCGAGGCCGTCGTCGTTGCTGTTACTGCCGCCGCCACAGCCACCGCgactgccaccaccaccaccgtgcAACCCCCGGACAGCAGCCCCCCGCAGAGCAACTCGCCAGCGCACGAGAGGAACCGCGTCGGCAGCAAGAATTTTAAAACGAAAAAG CACTTTGTAAGCGAATGGGTGGGCGAGAAGCCACCGGATCGCCCGGCGGCACGCACCCCAGAACCGCCCGTGCCCGAGCGGCCCCTGCGGATCAGCAGCGACCCCGAAGTCCTGGCCACCCAACTCAACGCCCTTCCCGGCCTGGCCTGCTCCCCTCAGGTCTACAGCACGCCCAAACATTACGTCCGTTTCTCCTCGCCATTTCTGGCCAGCCGCTGCCCCACCACCCCTGGCGTTCCCACGGGGAGACGGCGCCCCAGGGAAGTGCCCGAAACGCCTCCCACCACCGGCTCCTGCAAGAAG CGGTGGTTAAAACAGGCTCTGGAAGAGGAGGGATCCACCAGTCCAGCCAGTAGAACCAGTCTGTTCATGCCCAGCGAGGGTCCTCTAAGCCCCTCTATTATTAATGGAGACTCGGACAGCCCCCTCCCCAatggctcctgttcactgcctG AGTTGCCCACTCCTTTGAAAAAGCGGCGCTTGAGTCCCCTCGACAACTGCATGTCGGAGAGCTCCACACCATACGGCTCACCTTGCGCCACGCCCACCCGGGCCGACCAATCGGAGACGTCTCTGCCGCCCGTGTTGACGGCCACGCCTCCGCGGCCTCGAACAGAAGAACCCGGAGTGGAGCATTTCACCGGCACCCCTCCGCAAATACTTAGTGCTCCCCAAGAG ATTGAATCTTCCGTGGAAAATTCGCCCGACGTTAGCGCCAAAGCTAATTCGTCGGAGACCGATCGTCCCCCTTCGTTGATCCCGTCGCCCTCCGTTCGGACGCCGACCTCCGACGGCCTCCCACCCGAAACCAAGACTTCCATCCCAGGAAGTCCGCAGCCGCCTCCCATCGTCGAGAGCGCGGACTTGGCGGAAGAGCGGGCggacgtcgtcgtcgtcgcggCGGATGGCGTCGCCGGCGAAGGCTCCTCGTCTACCGAAACGTTCGCTCCCTCGCCCTTCCCCGGTTGGATAAAAAGCCCAGAGAGGTGCTCAACCACACCGGCCGGCCTCAGCTTCTCGCCCATCAACTCCAACTTAAGGGACCTGACCCCCTCGCATACCTTGGAGCCCCTGCAAGCTCTTTTCAGATCCGAGGTTACCACGGCGACTCCTCAAGCAAACTTGAGCGAAGGACAGGCTCCACTTTTTTACCCTATCTCCTCCGAAGACACCACCTCGGCCCACGAGGTGGGCGGCTCTTCGCAGAATCCCCCACAGAAGAAGAAG GTTTCCCTGCTGGAATACAGGAAACGACAACGTGAAGCTCGACGGAGCGGCTCCAAGACGGAATGCGGCTCCCCCGTTTCTGGCGTGCCCCTTTTGAGCATCGATGTTTTCCCCGTGGAGTCCGCCAGCGAGGCTGTCTTAcctccaccgccgccgcctccgccaccACCTCCGCCTCTTTGTGGCGCAAAAGACCCGCAAATGCCGGAGGACTCAGAAAACGCAGGGGAGAGGGAAGGAGGAGAGGGTCAATG GACGTCGTCGACATCTGTGGAGCAGGCTCGTGAGCGGAGTTACCACAGAGCTTTGCTACTCAGCAAAGACAAAGACACCG ATGGCGAGCTCGAGGAAGGGGGGACACCAACACCCGTGGACTGCACATCACCAGGACCTCAGAAGACTCCAACTCACGCA CCTGGCTCTCCCGTTGCCGTGGTGCCACCATCAACctggaaagaagaagaaagcgaCGGTCCTCCTCGAGCGCCTAACACCGCCTTGCCACCGGCAGCGCTCAAGTCCAAATCGTCACCGGTCACTCCGACCAAGCTCCACCCACCGCCGACCACGTCGCCCGCACTCTACCAAGGACCAGTTCTCCTCCACGCACAGCCTCAAAACGCACCCTACCGCGGTCCCCGGGCGCTCTTCTcaacctcctcctcttcctcctcctcctcctcctcgcaaTCCCAGAATCAAACTTCGGGCCAAGCCCCGGCGCCTTCGTTCGTCCAGTACGGCGCTCAGggcgctcctcctcctccgccgccaccACCCCCGCCTCCCCCGCCGGCGCCTCCTACCGCATCCACGGCCTACTTCCCATCCCAGAGCGCCTTCCCGGGATTTAAAGCGACGGTAACGCCCTCGTACTCCCCGGGCTCTCAGAGCTTAATGCAGACTCTTCCGCACAGCGTGCACTACCAAACCTCGGGcaccccgcctcctcctcctcccccgcccCCTCCGCCCCCGCACCCAATGTCGGCGCCCGCCCTGCTGCACGTCAACCTGCAAGCCGCCCCCATCCAGCAAATTATGCTGACAGCCCCTCCGACTCTGACACAGGGCCAGACCGCCACTCAGCAACAACAGCCACCCCTATCCCTGAccccgcctccgccgccgccccctccGCCGCCCAACCCCGCCGGCGGCACCCACCACTTTCAAAACTTGGCGGGGTTCCAGACGACGTTGCTCACTAACTCTACGGCACCCCCGTCGACGTACCCTCCTTCCCTCCagcagacaagactgccgccgCCCCCTCCTCCGCCCCCGCAACAGACTCAGCCAGGCTCGGCCACGGCACCCCAGCTGTCCAATCCCCGACCCCCTTCCTCGTCATCTTCAACCACGCCCTTCCACACTTCGGGTTACCTGAGCACGGGGTGGCACTGA